In Drosophila ananassae strain 14024-0371.13 chromosome 3R, ASM1763931v2, whole genome shotgun sequence, the DNA window GCAATCCACCATCCGCCTCTTTTCGCTGCCACAGCTGATTTAATGCTAATTAGTTGAACGGTCCTTGGCCGAGGGTTGCTGTCCTTTGTGGGGGCTTACATGGGGATTTGGACGCTGATGAGGCGTCCTTTCCGCCCTCCTGTCACCCGACCTCCCTGGGCTCCTTGGGAATTCATTGTGCGGGAAAGCACGGTCAACCGCAGTCAACGCTTTGTTGGCTTAGCCATAAACATGTGAACTTCAAAGAAGGGCTGGGGAAATGCACAGAGAGACTAGGATGGATTAACTATACAACTAGTAATAATATATCTACTAAATACAATTCTTGTTATCATAGTTTGCTTCTTAAAATCTTGTCCCAGGATTTCAAACTATAAAATGTCTTTAAAGATCTTCTTTTCCCTCAGTGTGCCAGGATGACAATGTGTATAGACTGTGTCAGGGTAGTTATGTACTTAAGTGGCCTTTCTGCGGGGCGGTCGAGGATCTGCTGGCACCTTGTGCCCTCTAATGGCTCAACAGTTCGCAAATTAGGTGCCTACTACAGTTTACAATTGCCAAGCGGCTTTGCTGCGGGATTTTCGTGTGacccgaccgaccgaccggatcatatatattaaattaggCCCACCGACCTGCACCAGCCGATTCCTGTGGCCAGGAGCACAAGGATTTAATGGGACGTGGGCTGCGGCTCCTTGAGGGTGCTTGAATCTATTATGGATTTTCAGTGAACAGAATCCGGGAGTTGGGCCATCGATTTCATGGTTAGCTGCTAATTGGGTGTATGCAAATAGGCCTGCCTAATGGCAGGGGGAGATGGGCCAGTTAATATCGATTTCATGCTGGGGTAGCCATGGAATCTACTATGTATATGATAACTAGAGGATACTGCTGTAAAAAAACTTATTATACCTTAAGATTACTACTCATATTTTAGCTTTTAGTTAAAATTATTTCTCATCCTAATTATTTCCTGTGAACTTGAATTCCGGGCTCTCAATCAAGTTGAGGTCATCAAACCTAATGATGTCAAGCATCAAGGCGAGATGACAAtcaaattttaatcaaaattcACCCTGTGCAGTCAATCAGTGCACACAAAGCCCATTTAAATGTAAGCATCTTGTACTTATTTTTACTTGAGTTTCTTAGtcatttttttgtgtactcGTGTCGGATTCGCGTgtaattattttgaaattcgAAATTTCTCGGGCACCTCGAACCCCAATGATGGGGCTCTAACACACCGAAGCGGAATAGCTATTTGTTGTTGAATTCGTTGTTCTTGATGGCGGTTCTTGACGGGCCTCCGCTTCCTCTTTTCCGTGGGCTAGTGCCAAGTGCTATTTGCAGTGCGACTGCCAAAGTGCATacggaaataaaattttcaaaaatgtgcAAGCAAACAAACCAAACACACCCGTACATCCTCGtactcaaaatcaaaataaaataaatgtttataaaaataaaaagacgCCGCAGAGAAGCGTAACAAAAACAATGGCAGCGAAAATATCAACAAACCATCACAGCTGGTCGGATGGGAGgtgggagctgggagctgggagctggggGCTGGGGACAGAAAATGTAAATTAACTGAGGCCGCAATATTTTTCTTTCGATTATTTATGCataaaaatgatatatttGGGCGTGTTTGCTTTCGCTTTTCCGCTGACCGGAGAGCTCTGCCAATTAAATGTGGAAAACACAATTCGAACGAACGATGAGCGACGTCACTTCCTCATTTAACCTGCGGAATTTTCAATTACACATCTCACAACAATAGGCAGCGGGCCACCAACATGAAAAGTGAAAAACTCGGAAAAGCGGGAAAGCGCAGGCGCCATGAGAATTTCCCAGCTAGAGCGAGTGGCATCTACGAAGAGAGGAATGCCATGAATGTGGTGTTGGTAAATGGAAAATTTCGTCCCACTTGAAACGAGCAGGCAAAGACGATTCAAAATTTTCATTCATACTATAAGTTCAATTGCACAGTGattggaaaagtggaaaacttTCAATTCTGAAGtcttgaaaattaaaaacataatcAAGGCCAACAACCATCCTTTTTCGAAGAGTATATCTTTTTGAATTCTACTTTAAAAAGTACACTTTTGCTTAAAACCTCAAAGATACAAGGAATACCTTATCCTTTCGGATAATCCATTACACATTTTCTTATGATGACATAATTAATCCTCACTTTTTAAAGTGCCCCACCACACTGTGGCCACTTAGCGCTGTCCGCCCGCGCTGCCTAAAAATACCCGCCCCACCCCTGTCACCCAGTGGCGCCAGTCACATGGGCCATGGGGAAAGTTCTCTCCGCGCTCTCGCTGCTTTTCCTCGGGCTCTCGCTGTGTCTCCTCGCTCTCCGTGCGAATTTCCCACTTGCCTGTGGTTGGGAACTGCCGTAGTTTTCCGAGGGAATCGGCTCTTTGGGGCACCGCAGTTTCAGTCGCCGAGCGAGTTCGCCCCATCGAGGAGGCAGCTGCTGAAAATCGCCCCGTCCGCGCTTGTCGAGTGAATGGAATCGAACCGAACAGAGCGAACAGCAGACCGAGAGCAGGAGAAGGGAAAGCCAAGAAAAATACGAATATACACAAAAtaaccagccagccagcaacCAGAGTCTCTACACGAAATTCTTTTTATAACAAAACCAAACGCGCTCCGCATCGCAACGCACATAAGCCAGCTGAAAAGGTGAACAAATTAGCTAACAGATTAGATTTACTAACCCCCTCGGTGTTTGGAATGCAATATGTAACACATACTAACCCGCAACGCAGAAGGCAACCCGAATCGCAGAAACAATGATGAGGCAAGTGGGCTCTAACTAATCGACTACTTCCTCTTCTatacgaaaaacaaaaaaaataactaaaacaACGACGACGACGGCGACGACGACACTTTTTGGCATCGTGATTTGATGATGACAACGCAGCAGCTTGTAGGAAAACCCGAAGCAGCAGCGGAAAACGAGGAAAAGCCACCAGCAGGAGGAGGAAACATGACGGCGGCCACTGGGAGCGGGGGCGGCAGTGGGGCCGGAGGAGGCAAGGCTGGGAAGCACAGGTCGAGGTCATCCGCCCGCTACGACGACGTGGAGAAGCAGCAGCGCAAGAGCCGCGGCATAGTCTCCATTCCCAACACCATAAAGCTGAGTATGCTCAACAGCGGCCTGCTGTCCTTCGAGAGGATCAAGCTGGAGGCCCGGGACGAGAACAACTCCCTGTCGAAGACCATTCCCAACGGACCCATCGACATACGGCACTTCCTGAAGCTCTGTGACCTGCGGCGTAAGTTCCCGGTGCTCTACAAGCTCGAGTTCCAGACCGCCGCCAAGGTGGAGACCAACACCTGTCGGCATGCGATGAAGAAGAACAACCAGGAGAAGAACCAGAACCCGAAGTGCATTCCCTACGACTACAACCGTGTGGTGCTGGAGAAGGTGGGCGGCCTCCAGGACTCGGACTACGTAAACGCCTCCTATGTCGATAGTTTGCTCAAGCCGAACGCCTACATCGTGACCCAGGGTCCGGTGGAGGAGACCGTTCAGGCCTACTGGCGGATGGTGTGGCAGGAGAACATCAGCGCCATCGTGATGCTCACCAAGACCTTCGACTTTGCGAAGGTGATGTGCCACCAGTACTGGCCCCCGAACATGGAGGTGCACGAGCAGTACGGCGACATATACATCAACATCGTGCGCGAGGAGCAGCTGGCCAACTTCCACATCCGCACCTTCCGCCTCTACAAGATGAACGAGAAGCAGGAGGTAACTGACGAGCGGCTGATCCTGCAGTTCCACTATACGGAGTGGTACTCCCACTCGTGCCCCTTCTCGAACGCCCTGCTGGAGTTCCGGCGGAGGGTGCGCCTGGTGGTGGGCAACATCATCAAGGACGGCGACGACATGCGGGGGCCTATCCTGGTGCACTGCAGCGACGGTGGCGGCCGGTCGGGCGTCTACATGTCCATTGACGCCAACCTGGAGCtggccgaggaggaggagtgcttcAACGTGTTCGGGTACCTCAAGAAGCTGCGGCAGTCCCGCAAGGGCCTGGTGGAGAACGTGGAGCAGTACAAGTTCATCTACGACACCCTGGAGGAGCACATCATATGCGGCAAGACCTGGTTCCCCGTCTCCGAGCTGTCCGATCGCCTGAAGGCCAAGGCCCGCCGGAACTCCGGAACCAAGATGAACGAGTACCAGGCAGAGTACGACCAGATCTGtaagcagaccccgcgcttcACCATCGGCGACTGCGCCGGCGGCCATCGAGCAGACAACCGGGAGAAGAACCGGGACGTCCTCTGCGTGCCCCCCGACAACTTCCGCCCCTACCTGACCTCCTTCCAGGGCAACGCCTTCACGGACTACATCAACTCCGTGTTCGTGGACGGCTACACGAAGCCCCGGGAGTACATCGTCACCGAGTGGCCCATGAAGCACACCCTGGGCGAGTTCTGGTCACTGGTCTACGACCAGGAGTGCTCGGCCGTCGTGGTCCTGTGCCAGCCCCCCTCGCAGTCGCAGCAGTACCCCTCGTTCTGGCCCAACAAGTCCAAGATGGAGAAGTACGGACCCGTCTTCTCCGTGCACTACGCCATGTCGAAGAGCTACACGAACATCAAGCAGTGGGAATTcaagatcaacaagaagaTCGTCTCGCTAACCGAGATGATGGCGGGGGTGAAGGCCCCCACGCGAACCGTCCAACTCTTCCAGCTGAGCTGCTGGCCCATGGGCCACAAGGTGCCGACCTCCACCAACTCGCTGGTCTACCTGATGAACATGGTCGAGATCTGGAGGAATAAGGTCGACTACGGACCCGTGTGCGTTGTCTCGCCCGATGGTCGCAGTCGGGCCGGTGTTTACTGTGCCGCGAATGCGTGCATCGAGCAGGTCATCCAACACGGCGAGGTCGATGTCTTCCAGGCGGTGAAGACTGTGCGCCGGCACCGTCCCCAGCTGGTAGAGAACATGACCGAGTACAAGTACTGCTACGACCTGGTCCTGCACTACGTCCTGCACTTTCTCAACAAAAAGGAGTGAGGAGTCGCGCAGTGAATTTTGGAGTTGgagttttttttggtgtttttatgTGGAGCCGTGCTTTATGGTTAACATTGATCCGAATACTTGTGGTCCATACACTTGATGATGCCCAGGGGATTGTCCGGGCACCGCCTTAAAGCAATAATACTGAGTATTTTTGTTGTCCACACACACAAACCGAGGAAGGAAAGTGAGGATTTTTTGGTTGAGGCGTCGAAATGAAATTTCACGCTCTGTAGAAACTTTTTACTCGTTTCTCGTCCatgaaacgaaaacgaaaactaTTATACCGTACACTTTATAAGCTAATTGATCTGAAATGTATGTGCCATTTGTAACtctagttgttgttgttataaACAGAGAAGGATACGAGGATTGTGATGAGGGATGTAGGGATGTAGGGGTGTAGGGTTGTAGGGTGTAAGGAGTGGGAAATCAAAAAGAAAACACTTTTACGATTACAATTTATATACTTATCCGTAGTGATTAATACGTTTACTCTTAAAACTTGCTACCTGGGCAATTGttgatatacatacatacatatatcctaCCATACCTATTACGAATCTATTTATACATgtaaagatatatatatgaatgTTACGTACTGTTGTAATGGGAACTTGACagaactttattttatattcatgttgaggaacaaaaatatttattgaaacaCGACGGAGAGTTGGAGGAGCATCCTTCGCGGAGGAGCATAAGTagctataattttaaattgtttgtttacggaaaacacacacacacataacaCACTAGCACACACGAgcatacaaaaatacataattaaatgATTTTATCATGATTTCCTGTATTTTCGCATTTATGCATTCGAAACACGACCTAcctacatatacatatacattgTTGTActctaattaaattatttttaaaatgtgtgTAACGTGCGTACCATGTCCGTTTGATCCTTTGTAAAAACCAATCTCAACGTGTAGCCACACTGCACAAAAATCGTATTGGAAAGGCCTACCGCGggccaaagaaaaaaatatgaaacgaATTGAAAATATCtggaaatgtttgttttatttcttggATGGGGATCTGAAATCAGATCGAATATTTAAGGCATTTTTCTTCTGTTGTTTGCCCAACACATCCAGCCCCTTGGGtaatcaattttaaaaagttcTGGTTTAAGAGTCAGGCCATTTAAAGAGAACAAATACAACAGAACCATATAAACCTTGACCAGATTACAGTTTAATGCGTGCAAATCAAACAGAGGCGTTGTCCATATAGATACTGCCATTCGATAAGGTCACTCGGCCGGGCTGCGAGGAGGGGCGGCAATGGGCCACTGCCATTGGCATGGCCGGAGGGGCCGAAAGGTGCGGCTGCTATAAAATCGATAAATGACAACACACTTTGCTTTAGTCGGCAATAAAAGCAACAGCAATAATAGTAAAACTTCGTGGCGCGCAATGACATCAGCGGGAAAATCGGAAAACGCAGCCAGCCACAGGGAGAGGGAGAAATCCGCAatatgaaattgaaaaattgtgtAAAAACCAGAGCGATTTAAGAGTAAAACGAAAATCAACCTGACTGGCAAAACTTTTCCATATTATTTATATGGCATTTGCGTTGCTTTTTTCCTCCCTGGAACTGTTTGCCATTGTTTTTGCGCTTTAATTGGCAAACTCATGCAGCGCCGAATTTGTTGCCGTGTCGGGACTGTGAGGCTGGGGATAGGGAGGGTACTGGTTCTGGTGCTGGGGCCACATTTTATGCCAGACAAATAAACCAattagatttttgttttttggaaatttatcTTTACGAGCTATTAATACAAAAGCCAGCGCGTGGCGAAGCGCGCACACAGAAACACGGACGCAACAAAAGCCAGCTGCAGGAGGGACCGCCGGGGACGAAATTTAGTTTTAGTTAATTAAAAAGTCAGTGGCAATTAATTAAGGGGCTCTGCCAGAAATTTATGGCGCGCACATAAAGTTATGAAAGTGAATCAAAGTGGATTGGCGAAATTGGAATTTTTATAGGGGCGGCGGGGCCATGTTTCCGGAAGCTAAAGCGACAGCTGATGCTGGAATGAGTATAGACTTCTGGGTCCTCTTTAGCTCAAGGACTTTCTATATCGGTAATCAATCGACTTGCTGCTGTTAATAAAATGTTAACGATCACCTGGGCTTGTCCTGAAATACAATAGTGGGGTTTCCTGGTCGGCCACATTTCAGCTCGGGCTTGGCAATACTAAATCACAGTTTTAATGGACGCCTTTGTGGGGGGGAGTGGGTGTTGTTTTCTTGAACCTCCTTAGTTGTTAGCACACATGTTTACCATAAGCCAGGCCAGTCAACTTGGTGCCAACAAACCAAATGGC includes these proteins:
- the LOC26514513 gene encoding receptor-type tyrosine-protein phosphatase kappa; its protein translation is MTAATGSGGGSGAGGGKAGKHRSRSSARYDDVEKQQRKSRGIVSIPNTIKLSMLNSGLLSFERIKLEARDENNSLSKTIPNGPIDIRHFLKLCDLRRKFPVLYKLEFQTAAKVETNTCRHAMKKNNQEKNQNPKCIPYDYNRVVLEKVGGLQDSDYVNASYVDSLLKPNAYIVTQGPVEETVQAYWRMVWQENISAIVMLTKTFDFAKVMCHQYWPPNMEVHEQYGDIYINIVREEQLANFHIRTFRLYKMNEKQEVTDERLILQFHYTEWYSHSCPFSNALLEFRRRVRLVVGNIIKDGDDMRGPILVHCSDGGGRSGVYMSIDANLELAEEEECFNVFGYLKKLRQSRKGLVENVEQYKFIYDTLEEHIICGKTWFPVSELSDRLKAKARRNSGTKMNEYQAEYDQICKQTPRFTIGDCAGGHRADNREKNRDVLCVPPDNFRPYLTSFQGNAFTDYINSVFVDGYTKPREYIVTEWPMKHTLGEFWSLVYDQECSAVVVLCQPPSQSQQYPSFWPNKSKMEKYGPVFSVHYAMSKSYTNIKQWEFKINKKIVSLTEMMAGVKAPTRTVQLFQLSCWPMGHKVPTSTNSLVYLMNMVEIWRNKVDYGPVCVVSPDGRSRAGVYCAANACIEQVIQHGEVDVFQAVKTVRRHRPQLVENMTEYKYCYDLVLHYVLHFLNKKE